Proteins from one Bradyrhizobium roseum genomic window:
- the thiD gene encoding bifunctional hydroxymethylpyrimidine kinase/phosphomethylpyrimidine kinase, whose translation MTTPIALTIAGSDSSGGAGIQADLKTFAALGVYGASVITALTAQNTTGVSGIHQVPAEFVTAQIDAVFSDLAVGAVKIGMVAHPPVIDAIVAGLKRWSPRHVVLDPVMVATSGDRLLAAEAVDALRTKLIPLASVITPNLPEAADLLGEGVAKDDAAVEQQGRRLLALGCKTVLIKGGHGQGAESIDYLIDASGVTALAAPRVATKNTHGTGCSLSSAIAAGLAKGEDMTTAVRNAKAWVSVAIAAADRFSVGHGHGPIHHFHKFY comes from the coding sequence ATGACCACGCCGATTGCGCTGACCATCGCCGGTTCGGATTCCTCTGGCGGCGCCGGCATCCAGGCCGACCTCAAGACGTTCGCAGCGCTCGGCGTCTACGGCGCCTCGGTGATCACGGCGCTGACCGCGCAGAACACGACGGGCGTCAGCGGCATCCACCAGGTGCCGGCCGAGTTCGTCACCGCGCAGATCGACGCGGTGTTTTCCGATCTGGCGGTGGGGGCGGTCAAGATCGGCATGGTCGCGCATCCGCCTGTCATCGATGCCATCGTCGCGGGGTTGAAGCGCTGGTCGCCAAGACACGTCGTGCTCGATCCCGTGATGGTCGCAACCTCGGGCGACCGGCTGCTCGCGGCGGAGGCCGTCGACGCGCTGCGCACAAAACTCATTCCGCTGGCGTCGGTGATCACGCCCAACCTGCCGGAAGCCGCCGACCTGCTCGGCGAAGGCGTGGCGAAGGACGATGCCGCCGTCGAACAACAGGGCAGGCGATTGCTGGCGCTCGGCTGCAAGACGGTGCTGATCAAGGGCGGCCATGGGCAGGGTGCCGAGAGCATCGACTATCTGATCGACGCGTCCGGCGTCACGGCGCTCGCCGCGCCGCGCGTCGCCACCAAAAATACCCACGGCACCGGCTGCTCGCTCTCCTCGGCGATCGCCGCGGGGCTGGCAAAGGGGGAGGACATGACGACCGCCGTGCGCAACGCCAAGGCCTGGGTTAGCGTCGCGATCGCGGCAGCCGATCGCTTCAGCGTCGGCCACGGCCACGGCCCGATCCATCATTTTCACAAGTTCTATTGA
- a CDS encoding Lrp/AsnC ligand binding domain-containing protein: protein MVPFFVQFKCKLGQSYAVANALAEAEIASEIYSTAGDYDLLVKFYVDNDTDIGHFVNEKVQVIPGIQDTHTIITFKAFGTG from the coding sequence ATGGTTCCCTTCTTCGTTCAGTTCAAATGCAAGCTCGGCCAGTCCTACGCCGTCGCCAACGCGCTCGCCGAGGCGGAGATCGCCTCGGAGATCTATTCGACCGCCGGCGATTACGATCTGCTGGTCAAGTTCTACGTCGACAACGACACCGACATCGGCCACTTCGTCAACGAGAAGGTGCAGGTGATTCCGGGTATCCAGGACACCCACACCATCATCACCTTCAAGGCGTTCGGCACCGGCTAG
- a CDS encoding Ldh family oxidoreductase has translation MSETTVTSARLRDFIQQALIAVGLPDADAAAVAELMAAADLQGSDGHGVSRLPQYVRRIKAGGVNVRPNIDVVHAHAATAVLNGDNGMGHLVMKRAAEMAIEKARTTGIGWVNSQFSNHAGPASLYATMPLAHDMIGLYFAVGNANHLPPWGGLDMLLSTNPIAAAIPAGEENPVVLDMATTVAAYGKVKTKALRGETMPEGWMIDRAGKPLTDPKRADEGMLLPLGGMEAGYKGYGLAMIIGLLAGTLGGAAMGRDVIDFNHDDDSVTNTGQAIAAINVAAFGDVATFKRSVDALVRDFRNSQRMPGVDRIWVPGERSHETRLRRMSHGIPLAAALRKGLDQVADELGLARL, from the coding sequence TTGTCCGAAACAACCGTCACTTCTGCCCGGCTGCGGGATTTCATTCAGCAGGCACTCATTGCGGTGGGCCTGCCGGACGCCGATGCGGCGGCGGTCGCGGAGCTGATGGCAGCGGCCGACCTGCAGGGGTCCGATGGCCACGGCGTCAGCCGGTTGCCGCAATATGTCAGGCGCATCAAGGCCGGCGGCGTCAACGTCCGGCCCAACATCGATGTGGTGCACGCACATGCCGCGACCGCCGTCTTGAACGGCGACAACGGCATGGGCCACCTCGTGATGAAACGCGCGGCCGAGATGGCGATCGAAAAGGCGCGCACCACCGGCATCGGCTGGGTCAACTCGCAATTCTCCAACCACGCCGGCCCCGCCTCGCTCTATGCCACGATGCCGCTCGCCCATGACATGATCGGGCTCTATTTCGCGGTCGGCAACGCCAACCATCTGCCGCCCTGGGGCGGCCTCGACATGCTGCTGTCGACCAACCCGATCGCCGCCGCGATCCCGGCCGGCGAGGAGAACCCTGTCGTGCTCGACATGGCGACGACGGTCGCCGCCTACGGCAAGGTTAAAACAAAAGCGTTGCGCGGCGAGACCATGCCGGAGGGCTGGATGATCGACCGCGCGGGCAAGCCGCTGACCGATCCGAAGCGCGCCGACGAAGGCATGCTGCTGCCGCTCGGCGGCATGGAGGCCGGCTACAAGGGTTACGGCCTGGCGATGATCATCGGCCTGCTCGCGGGCACGCTCGGCGGCGCAGCGATGGGCCGCGACGTCATCGACTTCAACCACGACGACGACAGCGTCACCAACACCGGCCAGGCGATCGCCGCGATCAACGTCGCGGCCTTCGGCGACGTCGCCACGTTCAAGCGAAGCGTCGATGCGCTGGTGCGCGACTTCCGCAACAGCCAGCGGATGCCCGGGGTGGACCGCATCTGGGTGCCCGGCGAACGCAGCCACGAAACGCGGCTCAGGCGAATGAGCCACGGCATTCCCCTGGCCGCCGCGCTGCGGAAGGGATTGGACCAGGTCGCCGACGAGCTCGGGTTAGCGCGGCTGTAG